Genomic segment of candidate division KSB1 bacterium:
CGCAGATGATCGCGCACGGCGCCGTGCACTTGCGGCATGCAGCGGATGGAGTAGGCGTCTTGCACCCGGCCGCATTCCAAATGCGACTCGCGAATCGGACTGCCGGCCATCAAGCGGCGGAGATTGGCGGCGGTTTGCTGCTGGCCGGCGTGACCGCGAGCGGCGTGAATGCGGCTGTCAAACGCCACCGGCGTGCACAGCAACGCCTCGGCGCTCATGGCGCCGGCAATATCTGCGGTGCGCGCCAGCGTTTCGGCCTGCCAAAAGGCGAGTGCGCCGACGGCGGTCATAAACTGGGTGCCGTTCAGCAACGCCAAGCCTTCTTTGGCTTCAAGCTCCAAGGGCGGCAGGCCAAGGGTGCGCAAAGCTTGTGCGCCGGAGAGGCGCTGATTTTTGTGATCGGCTTCGCCTTCGCCAATCAGAACGAGCGCCGTATGAGCCAGCGGCGCGAGATCACCGGAGGCGCCGACCGAGCCTTTTTCCGGAATCACCGGCAGAATATCATGTTGCAACAGTTTGAACAGATATTCAGCGACAATCGGGCGGGCGCCGGAATAGCCGCCGAGCAGGGTGTTGATTTTCAAAGCGAGCAGGGCGCGGACTTCCGGGGCGGAAAGCTCAGGGCCGACGCCGCAGGCATGGCTGCGAATGAGATTTTTTTGCAGCGCTTGCAGATCATCCGGCGAGATGCGGATGTCGCTGAGCCTGCCGAAACCGGTGTTGACGCCGTACACCGCGCGGCCTGTGGAAGTTCGCAGGATTTCTTCGACAACCCGGCGCGACCGCGTCATGCGCGTTAGGGCTTCATCCGCTAATTTCAGAGCGACATTTCCCTGCGCGATGCGGTTAAGATGCTCGAGGGTGAGTGAAGCGCCGTCAAGTTGAATCATGTGTCTGGGCAAATTTCAAAAAAATTTTGAAGCTTGGGGTAAAGCCGA
This window contains:
- the hutH gene encoding histidine ammonia-lyase — encoded protein: MIQLDGASLTLEHLNRIAQGNVALKLADEALTRMTRSRRVVEEILRTSTGRAVYGVNTGFGRLSDIRISPDDLQALQKNLIRSHACGVGPELSAPEVRALLALKINTLLGGYSGARPIVAEYLFKLLQHDILPVIPEKGSVGASGDLAPLAHTALVLIGEGEADHKNQRLSGAQALRTLGLPPLELEAKEGLALLNGTQFMTAVGALAFWQAETLARTADIAGAMSAEALLCTPVAFDSRIHAARGHAGQQQTAANLRRLMAGSPIRESHLECGRVQDAYSIRCMPQVHGAVRDHLRALGEIFSTELNAATDNPLVFVEDHSREMKQTGEILSGGNFHGHPIATACDFLSILVTHLANISERRLALMMDPVASASELPAFLIKNFGVHSGFMIAQVAAASLVSENKILSHPASVDSIPTSANKEDYVSMGAAAAIKARQAVRNTTNVLAIELLAACQALDLCAPLQPGPATGAVRDLIRQAVPTLVQDRILANDIIAASRLIAAGEVVRVAESIVGEL